In the genome of Drosophila subpulchrella strain 33 F10 #4 breed RU33 chromosome 2L, RU_Dsub_v1.1 Primary Assembly, whole genome shotgun sequence, one region contains:
- the LOC119547893 gene encoding putative gustatory receptor 22a, with translation MLQPKRVHRTRQRLAHFTLKATLYVSWVLGLFPFTFDSRKRKLHRSKWLMAYGLVLNISLMVLALLPSTDDHNSVKVEVYERNPLVKEVEELVEVISLITTIITHWRIFWNSKELLAALNELLMLEDRHFSKLILGECRQFDRYVIEKGLVVIMEIGSSLVIYFGIPDSKAVFHEAVCIYIVQLEVLMVIMHFHLAVIYIYRFVWIINGQLLDMASKLQRGEIVDPERIQKLLWLYGRLLDINSRLAAIYDIQVTFFMATLLSANIIVGHVLVICWINIKRFSLVVMILLFPQALIINFWDLWLGIASCDLAESTGRKTSMILKLFNDIEGMDKELEQRVTEFTFFCSHRRLRIRHLGLFDINYEMGFHMIITNILYVHFLVQFDYMNLKFKSD, from the exons ATGTTACAACCAAAACGCGTCCATCGCACTCGCCAGCGGTTGGCCCATTTCACCCTGAAGGCAACGTTGTACGTATCCTGGGTCCTCGGACTATTTCCATTCACATTTGACTCCAGGAAAAGGAAACTGCATCGATCGAAGTGGCTTATGGCATATGGCTTGGTTTTGAACATAAGTCTGATGGTTTTGGCCTTACTGCCATCCACTGATGATCACAATTCTGTTAAAGTTGAAGTCTATGAGCGTAATCCCTTGGTAAAAGAGGTCGAGGAACTCGTGGAGGTTATAAGCTTAATAACCACGATCATAACCCATTGGCGAATCTTCTGGAATTCAAAGGAATTACTTGCTGCTCTGAATGAACTCCTGATGCTAGAGGACCGTCACTTTAGCAAGCTCATCCTAGGCGAATGTCGTCAGTTCGATAGGTATGTGATCGAAAAGGGTCTGGTGGTAATCATGGAGATTGGTTCCTCTTTGGTGATTTACTTTGGAATACCGGATAGCAAGGCTGTTTTTCATGAGGCAGTGTGCATCTACATTGTTCAGCTGGAAGTTCTCATGGTGATAATGCACTTTCACCTGGCAGTGATATATATTTATCGATTTGTGTGGATTATCAATGGACAACTCTTGGATATGGCCAGTAAGCTGCAGAGAGGTGAAATTGTGGATCCTGAGCGAATCCAAAAGCTCCTCTGGCTTTATGGTCGCCTTTTGGATATAAACTCCCGCCTGGCCGCCATTTACGACATCCAGGTTACATTTTTTATGGCCACCCTGTTGTCGGCCAACATTATTGTGGGTCATGTCCTGGTCATCTGTTGGATCAACATCAAAAGATTCTCGCTGGTAGTGATGATTCTGCTTTTTCCTCAAGCCCTCATCATCAACTTTTGGGATCTTTGGCTGGGAATCGCCTCTTGTGATTTGGCCGAGAGTACGGGCAGAAAAACCTCCATGATCTTGAAGTTGTTTAACGACATTGAAGGTATGGACAAGGAACTAGAGCAAAGAGTAA CTGAGTTCACATTTTTCTGCAGTCACCGTAGGCTGAGAATTCGCCACCTTGGTTTATTCGACATTAACTACGAGATGGGCTTCCACATGATTATCACCAACATTTTATATGTACATTTCTTGGTGCAATTCGATTACatgaatttaaaattcaaatcagATTGA